In one window of Arachis ipaensis cultivar K30076 chromosome B06, Araip1.1, whole genome shotgun sequence DNA:
- the LOC107604772 gene encoding fructokinase-like 2, chloroplastic isoform X3 — MARRKASLDSDIGKSNENDAVVEKKTSRSSKTKRVTARTKKKSTDGSPEENIDASANEGLTSSSDDSKKRTRRTRKKVTSVSADLEEDTEVKEEKKVRRRRKPKEEKVIIENKASEGETSDQEETSFIENVDDESDDDLEWVNYDEEDISYTYGWPPLVCCFGAAQYSFVPSGRPANRLINHDIHETMKDALWSPEKFVRAPGTSAGSVAIALASLGGKVAFMGKLGDDDYGQAMLYYMNVNKVQTRSVRVDSRRSTAASTMKIGKRSKLKMSCVKPCAEDCLTKTEINVDVLKEAKMFYFSTHSLLDRNMRSTTLQAIKIAKKFGAVVFYDLNLPMPLWQSREETKTFIQKVWNLADIIEVTKQELEFLCGISPTEEFDTKNNDWSKFVHYEREVVEPLWHENLKILFVTNGTSKIHYYTQEFDGAILGMEDPPITPFTCDMSASGDGIVAALMRMLTVQPDFITDKEYLERSIKYAIDCGVVDQWIQGRVRGFPPREDMDDVIPDDNGIRSITETEYRTIKSDRELEPEDALEPVS; from the exons ATGGCTAGGAGGAAAGCTTCTCTTGATTCTGATATAGGAAAGTCCAATGAAAATGATGCAGTGGTGGAAAAGAAGACTTCTAGATCATCTAAAACGAAGAGGGTGACAGCGAGGACAAAGAAAAAATCCACAGATGGGTCCCCTGAGGAGAACATTGATGCTTCCGCCAATGAAGGCTTAACTTCCTCTAGCGATGATTCCAAGAAGAGAACTCGAAGGACTCGAAAAAAAG TTACATCTGTATCTGCTGATTTGGAAGAAGATACGGAAGTCAAGGAAGAGAAAAAGGTTCGAAGACGAAGGAAACCTAAGGAGGAGAAGGTAATTATAGAGAATAAGGCTAGCGAAGGTGAAACAAGTGACCAAGAGGAGACTTCCTTTATTGAAAATGTGGATGATGAAAGTGATGATGACTTAGAATGGGTAAATTATGATGAAGAAGATATTAGCTATACTTATGGTTGGCCTCCCCTTGTTTGTTGCTTTGGAGCCGCACAGTATTCCTTTGTTCCTTCGGGGAGGCCAGCCAATAGGCTTATAAATCATGACATTCATGAAACAATGAAGGATGCATTGTGGAGCCCTGAAAAATTTGTTAGGGCCCCTGGTACCTCGGCTGGTAGTGTTGCCATTGCTCTTGCCAGCTTGGGTGGTAAGGTTGCTTTCATGGGAAAGCTTGGTGATGACGATTATGGTCAAGCAATGCTGTATTATATGAATGTGAATAAAGTTCAAACCCGATCAGTCCGTGTTGATAGTAGAAGGTCTACTGCTGCGTCAACGATGAAGATTGGTAAAAGGAGTAAACTGAAAATGAGTTGCGTAAAACCCTGTGCTGAAGATTGTTTGACAAAGACAGAGATAAATGTTGATGTGCTGAAAGAG GCAAAAATGTTCTACTTTAGCACACATTCTTTGCTTGATCGTAACATGAGATCCACTACACTACAAGCGATAAAGATTGCGAAGAAATTTGGAGCAGTTGTTTTCTATGATCTAAACCTTCCTATGCCGCTATGGCAATCTAGGGAAGAAACTAAAACTTTCATTCAGAAAGTATGGAATCTAGCAGACATTATTGAGGTCACTAAGCAAGAACTAGAATTTTTATGTGGGATCTCACCAACAGAAGAATTTGACACCAAAAATAACGATTGGTCCAAGTTTGTCCATTATGAACGTGAAGTGGTAGAACCACTTTGGCATGAGAATCTTAAGATTTTGTTTGTGACTAATGGAACTTCCAAGATACATTACTACACTCAGGAGTTTGATGGTGCTATTCTTGGTATGGAGGACCCTCCAATCACCCCATTCACTTGTGATATGTCAGCATCTGGAGATGGCATTGTTGCAG cTCTCATGCGAATGTTAACAGTTCAGCCTGATTTCATAACTGATAAAGAATACCTGGAGCGTAGCATCAAGTATGCAATTGATTGTGGGGTTGTAGACCAATGGATTCAAGGCCGAGTGCGTGGCTTTCCTCCGCGCGAAGATATGGATGACGTGATTCCCGACGACAATGGTATACGCTCAATTACTGAAACCGAGTACCGCACGATAAAGAGTGACCGAGAATTAGAGCCTGAGGACGCATTAGAGCCTGTTAGTTGA
- the LOC107604772 gene encoding fructokinase-like 2, chloroplastic isoform X2: MLYLPRSRRKNAFRNVSDRVWKHGIDIQGNDDVDNMSGCKWSHVAMARRKASLDSDIGKSNENDAVVEKKTSRSSKTKRVTARTKKKSTDGSPEENIDASANEGLTSSSDDSKKRTRRTRKKVTSVSADLEEDTEVKEEKKVRRRRKPKEEKVIIENKASEGETSDQEETSFIENVDDESDDDLEWVNYDEEDISYTYGWPPLVCCFGAAQYSFVPSGRPANRLINHDIHETMKDALWSPEKFVRAPGTSAGSVAIALASLGGKVAFMGKLGDDDYGQAMLYYMNVNKVQTRSVRVDSRRSTAASTMKIGKRSKLKMSCVKPCAEDCLTKTEINVDVLKEAKMFYFSTHSLLDRNMRSTTLQAIKIAKKFGAVVFYDLNLPMPLWQSREETKTFIQKVWNLADIIEVTKQELEFLCGISPTEEFDTKNNDWSKFVHYEREVVEPLWHENLKILFVTNGTSKIHYYTQEFDGAILGMEDPPITPFTCDMSASGDGIVAALMRMLTVQPDFITDKEYLERSIKYAIDCGVVDQWIQGRVRGFPPREDMDDVIPDDNGIRSITETEYRTIKSDRELEPEDALEPVS, encoded by the exons aTGTTGTATCTTCCTAGGTCTAGAAGGAAAAATGCATTCCGAAATGTAAGTGATCGTGTGTGGAAGCATGGGATTGATATTCAAGGCAATGATGATGTTGATAACAT GTCCGGATGTAAATGGAGTCATGTGGCAATGGCTAGGAGGAAAGCTTCTCTTGATTCTGATATAGGAAAGTCCAATGAAAATGATGCAGTGGTGGAAAAGAAGACTTCTAGATCATCTAAAACGAAGAGGGTGACAGCGAGGACAAAGAAAAAATCCACAGATGGGTCCCCTGAGGAGAACATTGATGCTTCCGCCAATGAAGGCTTAACTTCCTCTAGCGATGATTCCAAGAAGAGAACTCGAAGGACTCGAAAAAAAG TTACATCTGTATCTGCTGATTTGGAAGAAGATACGGAAGTCAAGGAAGAGAAAAAGGTTCGAAGACGAAGGAAACCTAAGGAGGAGAAGGTAATTATAGAGAATAAGGCTAGCGAAGGTGAAACAAGTGACCAAGAGGAGACTTCCTTTATTGAAAATGTGGATGATGAAAGTGATGATGACTTAGAATGGGTAAATTATGATGAAGAAGATATTAGCTATACTTATGGTTGGCCTCCCCTTGTTTGTTGCTTTGGAGCCGCACAGTATTCCTTTGTTCCTTCGGGGAGGCCAGCCAATAGGCTTATAAATCATGACATTCATGAAACAATGAAGGATGCATTGTGGAGCCCTGAAAAATTTGTTAGGGCCCCTGGTACCTCGGCTGGTAGTGTTGCCATTGCTCTTGCCAGCTTGGGTGGTAAGGTTGCTTTCATGGGAAAGCTTGGTGATGACGATTATGGTCAAGCAATGCTGTATTATATGAATGTGAATAAAGTTCAAACCCGATCAGTCCGTGTTGATAGTAGAAGGTCTACTGCTGCGTCAACGATGAAGATTGGTAAAAGGAGTAAACTGAAAATGAGTTGCGTAAAACCCTGTGCTGAAGATTGTTTGACAAAGACAGAGATAAATGTTGATGTGCTGAAAGAG GCAAAAATGTTCTACTTTAGCACACATTCTTTGCTTGATCGTAACATGAGATCCACTACACTACAAGCGATAAAGATTGCGAAGAAATTTGGAGCAGTTGTTTTCTATGATCTAAACCTTCCTATGCCGCTATGGCAATCTAGGGAAGAAACTAAAACTTTCATTCAGAAAGTATGGAATCTAGCAGACATTATTGAGGTCACTAAGCAAGAACTAGAATTTTTATGTGGGATCTCACCAACAGAAGAATTTGACACCAAAAATAACGATTGGTCCAAGTTTGTCCATTATGAACGTGAAGTGGTAGAACCACTTTGGCATGAGAATCTTAAGATTTTGTTTGTGACTAATGGAACTTCCAAGATACATTACTACACTCAGGAGTTTGATGGTGCTATTCTTGGTATGGAGGACCCTCCAATCACCCCATTCACTTGTGATATGTCAGCATCTGGAGATGGCATTGTTGCAG cTCTCATGCGAATGTTAACAGTTCAGCCTGATTTCATAACTGATAAAGAATACCTGGAGCGTAGCATCAAGTATGCAATTGATTGTGGGGTTGTAGACCAATGGATTCAAGGCCGAGTGCGTGGCTTTCCTCCGCGCGAAGATATGGATGACGTGATTCCCGACGACAATGGTATACGCTCAATTACTGAAACCGAGTACCGCACGATAAAGAGTGACCGAGAATTAGAGCCTGAGGACGCATTAGAGCCTGTTAGTTGA
- the LOC107604772 gene encoding fructokinase-like 2, chloroplastic isoform X1, translating to MPTACSHSLFSDFPLSCSSLFVADRCVLSLVRLRSSPPPALSLSPCSISSTPPVHNFRSRRKNAFRNVSDRVWKHGIDIQGNDDVDNMSGCKWSHVAMARRKASLDSDIGKSNENDAVVEKKTSRSSKTKRVTARTKKKSTDGSPEENIDASANEGLTSSSDDSKKRTRRTRKKVTSVSADLEEDTEVKEEKKVRRRRKPKEEKVIIENKASEGETSDQEETSFIENVDDESDDDLEWVNYDEEDISYTYGWPPLVCCFGAAQYSFVPSGRPANRLINHDIHETMKDALWSPEKFVRAPGTSAGSVAIALASLGGKVAFMGKLGDDDYGQAMLYYMNVNKVQTRSVRVDSRRSTAASTMKIGKRSKLKMSCVKPCAEDCLTKTEINVDVLKEAKMFYFSTHSLLDRNMRSTTLQAIKIAKKFGAVVFYDLNLPMPLWQSREETKTFIQKVWNLADIIEVTKQELEFLCGISPTEEFDTKNNDWSKFVHYEREVVEPLWHENLKILFVTNGTSKIHYYTQEFDGAILGMEDPPITPFTCDMSASGDGIVAALMRMLTVQPDFITDKEYLERSIKYAIDCGVVDQWIQGRVRGFPPREDMDDVIPDDNGIRSITETEYRTIKSDRELEPEDALEPVS from the exons ATGCCGACGGCTTGTAGTCATTCTTTGTTCTCTGACTTCCCTCTGTCATGTTCGTCTCTGTTCGTCGCTGACCGCTGTGTTCTCTCTCTCGTTCGACTCCGTTCATCGCCTCCGCCGGCTCTCTCTCTGTCTCCCTGCTCTATCTCATCCACCCCACCAGTTCACAACTTCAG GTCTAGAAGGAAAAATGCATTCCGAAATGTAAGTGATCGTGTGTGGAAGCATGGGATTGATATTCAAGGCAATGATGATGTTGATAACAT GTCCGGATGTAAATGGAGTCATGTGGCAATGGCTAGGAGGAAAGCTTCTCTTGATTCTGATATAGGAAAGTCCAATGAAAATGATGCAGTGGTGGAAAAGAAGACTTCTAGATCATCTAAAACGAAGAGGGTGACAGCGAGGACAAAGAAAAAATCCACAGATGGGTCCCCTGAGGAGAACATTGATGCTTCCGCCAATGAAGGCTTAACTTCCTCTAGCGATGATTCCAAGAAGAGAACTCGAAGGACTCGAAAAAAAG TTACATCTGTATCTGCTGATTTGGAAGAAGATACGGAAGTCAAGGAAGAGAAAAAGGTTCGAAGACGAAGGAAACCTAAGGAGGAGAAGGTAATTATAGAGAATAAGGCTAGCGAAGGTGAAACAAGTGACCAAGAGGAGACTTCCTTTATTGAAAATGTGGATGATGAAAGTGATGATGACTTAGAATGGGTAAATTATGATGAAGAAGATATTAGCTATACTTATGGTTGGCCTCCCCTTGTTTGTTGCTTTGGAGCCGCACAGTATTCCTTTGTTCCTTCGGGGAGGCCAGCCAATAGGCTTATAAATCATGACATTCATGAAACAATGAAGGATGCATTGTGGAGCCCTGAAAAATTTGTTAGGGCCCCTGGTACCTCGGCTGGTAGTGTTGCCATTGCTCTTGCCAGCTTGGGTGGTAAGGTTGCTTTCATGGGAAAGCTTGGTGATGACGATTATGGTCAAGCAATGCTGTATTATATGAATGTGAATAAAGTTCAAACCCGATCAGTCCGTGTTGATAGTAGAAGGTCTACTGCTGCGTCAACGATGAAGATTGGTAAAAGGAGTAAACTGAAAATGAGTTGCGTAAAACCCTGTGCTGAAGATTGTTTGACAAAGACAGAGATAAATGTTGATGTGCTGAAAGAG GCAAAAATGTTCTACTTTAGCACACATTCTTTGCTTGATCGTAACATGAGATCCACTACACTACAAGCGATAAAGATTGCGAAGAAATTTGGAGCAGTTGTTTTCTATGATCTAAACCTTCCTATGCCGCTATGGCAATCTAGGGAAGAAACTAAAACTTTCATTCAGAAAGTATGGAATCTAGCAGACATTATTGAGGTCACTAAGCAAGAACTAGAATTTTTATGTGGGATCTCACCAACAGAAGAATTTGACACCAAAAATAACGATTGGTCCAAGTTTGTCCATTATGAACGTGAAGTGGTAGAACCACTTTGGCATGAGAATCTTAAGATTTTGTTTGTGACTAATGGAACTTCCAAGATACATTACTACACTCAGGAGTTTGATGGTGCTATTCTTGGTATGGAGGACCCTCCAATCACCCCATTCACTTGTGATATGTCAGCATCTGGAGATGGCATTGTTGCAG cTCTCATGCGAATGTTAACAGTTCAGCCTGATTTCATAACTGATAAAGAATACCTGGAGCGTAGCATCAAGTATGCAATTGATTGTGGGGTTGTAGACCAATGGATTCAAGGCCGAGTGCGTGGCTTTCCTCCGCGCGAAGATATGGATGACGTGATTCCCGACGACAATGGTATACGCTCAATTACTGAAACCGAGTACCGCACGATAAAGAGTGACCGAGAATTAGAGCCTGAGGACGCATTAGAGCCTGTTAGTTGA